A region of Pseudomonas marginalis DNA encodes the following proteins:
- the choX gene encoding choline ABC transporter substrate-binding protein, translated as MQKLTAVVGMLVLSSANAYADTRCETVKMADPGWSDIAATNAITGFLLNGMGYKAKVDTLAVPITFGGLKDGQVDVFLGNWMPAQQGFYDKFVANGDVVQLAKNLDGTEFTLAVPDYVWDAGVHDFADLNKFADKFDKKIYGIGSGAPANISLQEIIKKNDFDLGQWKLIESSEQAMLAEVSRAVKKQKFVTFLGWTPHPMNVQLKMHYLKGGEKYFGDTGSVYTLTRKGYAQACPNVGKLLTNLSFTQEMENSIMAEVANNKVSNADAAKAWIKANPAVLDKWLDGVKTVDGKDALPAVKAKL; from the coding sequence ATGCAAAAGTTAACTGCAGTAGTGGGCATGTTGGTGCTAAGTAGTGCCAATGCGTATGCGGACACCCGCTGTGAGACCGTGAAGATGGCCGATCCAGGCTGGAGCGACATTGCCGCCACCAACGCCATTACCGGTTTCCTGCTGAACGGCATGGGCTACAAGGCCAAGGTCGACACCCTGGCGGTGCCGATCACCTTCGGCGGGCTCAAGGACGGCCAGGTGGATGTGTTCCTGGGTAACTGGATGCCGGCGCAGCAGGGCTTCTACGACAAGTTCGTGGCCAACGGCGATGTGGTGCAGTTGGCGAAGAACCTCGACGGCACCGAGTTCACTCTCGCCGTGCCGGATTATGTGTGGGATGCCGGGGTGCATGACTTTGCCGACTTGAACAAATTCGCCGACAAGTTCGACAAGAAGATCTACGGCATCGGCTCGGGCGCGCCGGCAAATATCTCGCTGCAGGAGATCATCAAGAAGAATGACTTCGACCTTGGCCAGTGGAAGCTGATCGAGTCCAGCGAGCAGGCAATGCTGGCGGAAGTGTCACGGGCGGTGAAGAAGCAGAAATTCGTCACCTTCCTCGGCTGGACACCGCACCCGATGAACGTGCAACTGAAAATGCACTATCTCAAAGGCGGCGAGAAATACTTCGGTGACACCGGCAGTGTGTATACCTTGACCCGCAAAGGGTATGCGCAGGCCTGCCCTAACGTTGGCAAACTGTTGACCAACCTGAGTTTCACCCAGGAGATGGAGAACAGCATCATGGCTGAGGTGGCCAACAACAAGGTCAGCAATGCCGACGCGGCGAAGGCGTGGATCAAGGCGAACCCGGCTGTATTGGACAAATGGCTCGACGGTGTGAAAACCGTGGATGGCAAGGACGCGTTGCCGGCAGTAAAGGCCAAACTCTAG
- the betC gene encoding choline-sulfatase codes for MKRKNILFIMADQMAAPMLPFYGPSSIKLPNLSRLAAQGVVFDAAYCNSPLCAPSRFTLVSGQLPSKIGAYDNAADFPADVPTYAHYLRRLGYRTALSGKMHFCGPDQLHGYEERLTSDIYPADYGWAVNWDEPDVRPTWYHNMSSVLQAGPCVRTNQLDFDEEVVFKAQQYLFDHIREDGDQPFCLTVSMTHPHDPYTIPKPFWDLYDDNDIPLPATPNQEDLDPHSQRLLKVYDLWDKPLPVDKIRDARRAYFGACSYIDSNVGKLLQTLEDTGLADDTIIIFSGDHGDMLGERGLWYKMHWFEMAARVPLLVSAPGQFAPGRVTQAVSTADLLPTLVELAGGELDPRLPLDGRSLVPHLQGQGGHDEVFGEYMAEGTISPLMMIRRGAYKFIYSEDDPCLLFDVHNDPHEREDLSQSPEHRPLFEAFLNEARAKWDIPAIHQQVLASQRRRRLVFEALTQGKLKSWDHQPLVDASQQYMRNHIDLDDLERKARYPQPCQNQ; via the coding sequence ATGAAGCGCAAGAACATTCTTTTCATCATGGCCGATCAAATGGCCGCGCCGATGCTGCCGTTCTACGGACCTTCCTCCATCAAGCTGCCGAATTTGAGCCGCCTCGCCGCACAGGGCGTGGTGTTCGACGCGGCCTATTGCAACAGCCCACTGTGTGCCCCCTCACGCTTCACCCTGGTCAGCGGCCAATTGCCGAGCAAGATCGGCGCCTACGACAACGCGGCGGATTTTCCCGCCGATGTGCCGACCTATGCCCACTACCTGCGGCGCCTCGGTTATCGCACCGCGCTGTCGGGCAAGATGCACTTCTGCGGTCCCGACCAACTGCACGGCTATGAAGAACGCCTGACCAGCGACATCTACCCCGCCGACTATGGCTGGGCGGTGAACTGGGATGAGCCGGACGTACGCCCCACCTGGTACCACAACATGTCCTCGGTGCTGCAAGCCGGCCCGTGCGTGCGTACCAACCAGCTGGATTTCGACGAAGAGGTGGTGTTCAAGGCCCAGCAGTACCTGTTCGACCACATCCGCGAAGACGGTGACCAGCCGTTCTGCTTGACCGTGTCGATGACCCATCCCCACGACCCGTACACCATTCCCAAGCCGTTCTGGGACCTGTACGACGACAACGACATCCCTTTGCCTGCAACGCCGAACCAGGAAGATCTCGACCCGCATTCCCAGCGTCTGCTCAAGGTCTATGACCTGTGGGACAAGCCGCTGCCTGTGGATAAAATTCGCGACGCCCGCCGCGCCTACTTCGGCGCGTGCAGCTACATCGACAGCAATGTCGGCAAGCTGCTGCAGACCCTGGAAGACACCGGCCTGGCCGACGACACCATCATCATTTTCTCCGGCGACCACGGCGACATGCTCGGTGAACGCGGCCTCTGGTACAAAATGCACTGGTTTGAAATGGCCGCCCGCGTGCCGCTGCTGGTCAGTGCGCCGGGGCAATTTGCGCCGGGCCGCGTAACCCAGGCAGTGTCCACCGCCGACCTGCTGCCGACCCTGGTGGAACTGGCCGGCGGCGAGCTGGACCCGCGCCTGCCCCTGGACGGCCGCTCGCTGGTCCCGCACTTGCAGGGGCAGGGCGGGCATGACGAAGTCTTTGGCGAATACATGGCCGAAGGCACCATCAGCCCATTGATGATGATTCGCCGTGGCGCCTACAAATTCATCTACAGCGAAGACGACCCTTGTCTACTGTTCGATGTGCACAACGACCCGCACGAGCGGGAAGACCTCAGCCAGTCACCGGAACACCGGCCACTGTTCGAGGCGTTTTTGAATGAGGCGCGGGCCAAGTGGGACATCCCGGCGATCCACCAGCAGGTGCTCGCCAGCCAACGCCGTCGTCGCCTGGTGTTCGAGGCGCTGACCCAAGGCAAGCTGAAGAGCTGGGATCACCAGCCACTGGTGGACGCCAGTCAGCAATACATGCGCAACCATATCGACCTCGACGACCTGGAGCGCAAGGCACGTTATCCACAACCCTGCCAAAACCAATAA
- a CDS encoding choline sulfate utilization transcriptional regulator has product MYEALGDLSLDLLRAFEAAARHRSFTAAAMELGTTQPAISQQMKRLEEQLTIRLFDRIYRGIELTDAGALLFEHVQGGLQNINQGLSVITQLDQHEVLQVATDFAFAAYWLMPRLHRFHAANPQVDVSLVTSERNHATLRSDIDVAVLFGDGRFKQGDSLWLFNEEVFPVCSPQWLKEQARPLTVHTLPDYPLLHLRQENNSQWFDWSGVFRELGITAAPTPGQLRFDNYTLLIQAAIAGQGVAIGWRHLVDNLLEQNWLCRPIGNTVISRFGYYVVQPQRKRRGQLVERFVDWLQAEQASSAQSLTGLALPSIAV; this is encoded by the coding sequence ATGTATGAAGCCCTTGGAGACCTGTCCCTCGACCTGCTACGCGCATTCGAGGCGGCCGCGCGCCATCGCAGCTTTACCGCCGCTGCGATGGAGCTGGGTACCACTCAGCCGGCGATCAGCCAGCAGATGAAGCGCCTTGAAGAACAACTGACGATCCGCCTGTTTGACCGCATCTATCGGGGCATCGAACTGACCGACGCCGGCGCCCTGCTGTTCGAGCATGTGCAAGGCGGTTTGCAGAACATCAACCAGGGCCTCAGTGTGATTACCCAGCTGGACCAGCACGAAGTGCTGCAAGTGGCCACAGACTTTGCGTTCGCCGCCTATTGGCTGATGCCGCGCCTGCATCGCTTCCACGCCGCCAACCCGCAGGTGGACGTGAGCCTGGTGACCAGCGAGCGCAACCACGCGACACTGCGCAGTGACATCGATGTGGCAGTGCTGTTTGGCGATGGCCGCTTCAAGCAGGGCGACAGCCTTTGGCTGTTCAACGAGGAAGTGTTCCCGGTGTGCAGCCCGCAATGGCTCAAGGAGCAGGCCAGGCCTTTGACTGTGCACACCTTGCCCGACTACCCGTTGCTGCACCTGCGCCAGGAAAACAACAGCCAGTGGTTCGACTGGAGTGGTGTATTCCGCGAGCTGGGTATCACCGCCGCACCCACGCCCGGCCAGCTGCGATTCGACAACTACACCTTATTGATCCAGGCAGCGATTGCCGGCCAAGGGGTGGCGATCGGCTGGCGCCATTTGGTGGATAACCTGCTGGAACAGAACTGGTTGTGCCGACCGATCGGCAACACGGTGATTTCGCGCTTTGGCTATTACGTGGTGCAGCCCCAGCGCAAGCGGCGTGGGCAGTTGGTCGAACGTTTCGTCGACTGGTTGCAGGCAGAACAGGCCAGCAGCGCGCAGTCCCTGACCGGACTGGCCCTGCCATCGATTGCGGTCTAG
- a CDS encoding DOPA 4,5-dioxygenase family protein, which translates to MQRIKGYHAHIYFDASTIDQARTLCEDGAKLFPLRMGRVHERPVGPHPDWSCQLAFDAEYIGVVLPWLALHRNGLVVFLHPETGDELKDHTDHAIWMGAMRELDLSVF; encoded by the coding sequence ATGCAACGTATCAAGGGCTACCATGCCCATATCTACTTTGACGCCAGCACCATCGACCAGGCGCGCACCCTATGTGAAGACGGCGCGAAACTGTTCCCGCTGCGCATGGGCCGTGTGCATGAACGGCCCGTAGGCCCGCACCCGGACTGGAGCTGCCAGCTGGCGTTCGATGCCGAGTACATTGGCGTGGTGCTGCCGTGGCTGGCGCTGCATCGCAATGGGCTGGTGGTGTTCCTGCACCCCGAAACCGGCGATGAGCTGAAGGATCACACCGATCACGCGATCTGGATGGGTGCGATGCGCGAGCTGGACCTGTCGGTTTTTTAA
- a CDS encoding 2-dehydro-3-deoxygalactonokinase yields the protein MQAQLIALDWGTSSLRAYKLGPAGVVLEQRSLASGIMHLPSEPRDIGGVHCSDGFELAFDAACGDWLDAQPHLPVIACGMVGSAQGWSEAAYRNTPVDVASLGQALHTVRSLRGVDVRIVPGVIEQVGLPNVMRGEETQVLGVLQSLSANGEMLIGLPGSHSKWVEVVEGCITHFDTFMTGELFAVLSKHSLLGRTQKVSAQFQAEAFDRGVQVALSNDGQRGVLSTLFSARTLGLTAELTPEQQPDYLSGLLIGHELAGLPASARHIPIILVGAGPLCVRYQRALALCGFAHVSLAQEATERGLWQLAVAAGLTQPATEA from the coding sequence ATGCAGGCGCAATTGATCGCGCTCGATTGGGGGACCAGCTCCCTTCGTGCTTATAAACTCGGGCCCGCAGGCGTCGTGCTGGAACAGCGCTCGCTGGCGTCGGGCATCATGCATTTGCCCAGTGAGCCCCGGGACATCGGCGGTGTGCACTGCAGCGATGGCTTCGAGTTGGCGTTCGATGCGGCATGCGGCGACTGGCTCGACGCCCAACCCCATCTTCCAGTGATCGCCTGCGGCATGGTCGGCAGCGCCCAGGGCTGGAGCGAGGCGGCATATCGCAATACGCCGGTCGACGTCGCCAGCCTGGGCCAGGCGTTGCACACGGTGCGCAGCCTGCGCGGCGTCGATGTGCGTATCGTGCCCGGCGTGATCGAGCAGGTCGGTTTGCCCAATGTGATGCGCGGTGAAGAAACCCAGGTGCTGGGTGTGCTGCAAAGCCTGTCGGCCAACGGTGAAATGTTGATCGGCCTGCCCGGCAGCCATTCCAAATGGGTCGAGGTGGTGGAAGGTTGCATCACCCACTTCGATACCTTCATGACCGGTGAACTGTTCGCGGTGCTGAGCAAGCACAGCCTGCTGGGGCGTACGCAAAAGGTATCCGCGCAGTTTCAGGCCGAGGCTTTTGACCGCGGCGTTCAAGTGGCGCTGTCGAACGATGGCCAGCGCGGCGTGCTGTCGACCTTGTTCAGTGCGCGCACCCTGGGCCTGACCGCCGAACTCACCCCTGAGCAGCAGCCCGATTACCTGTCCGGCCTGCTGATCGGCCATGAACTGGCCGGCTTGCCAGCCAGTGCACGGCACATCCCCATCATCCTGGTGGGCGCTGGCCCGCTTTGCGTGCGCTACCAACGCGCCCTCGCCCTCTGCGGTTTCGCCCACGTCAGCCTGGCGCAGGAAGCGACCGAGCGCGGCCTGTGGCAACTGGCAGTGGCCGCCGGGCTCACTCAACCTGCAACGGAGGCCTGA
- a CDS encoding 2-dehydro-3-deoxy-6-phosphogalactonate aldolase, whose product MLKQALAQNGLIAILRGVRPDEAQAVGQVLYDAGFRVIEVPLNSPDPYTSIRTLRDSLPADCLIGAGTVLTPAQVEQVKAAGGQVIVMPHSDAKVLRAAKAAGLYLSPGVATPTEAFAALDEGADVLKLFPAEQMGPSVIKAWLAVLPAGTLLLPVGGITPDNMQVFIDAGAKGFGLGSGLFKPGMTVDQVASRAQAYVAAWKALS is encoded by the coding sequence ATGCTCAAGCAAGCACTGGCACAAAACGGTTTGATCGCGATCCTGCGCGGTGTGCGCCCGGACGAAGCCCAGGCGGTCGGCCAGGTGCTGTACGACGCCGGTTTTCGCGTGATCGAAGTCCCGCTCAACTCGCCGGACCCTTACACCAGCATCCGCACCCTGCGCGACAGCCTGCCCGCCGATTGCCTGATCGGCGCCGGTACGGTGTTGACGCCTGCGCAGGTCGAGCAGGTGAAGGCCGCTGGTGGCCAAGTGATCGTAATGCCCCACAGCGATGCCAAGGTCCTGCGCGCCGCCAAGGCCGCTGGCCTGTACCTGTCGCCGGGGGTGGCCACGCCCACCGAAGCGTTCGCCGCGCTGGACGAAGGCGCCGACGTCTTGAAGCTGTTCCCGGCCGAGCAAATGGGCCCTTCTGTGATCAAGGCGTGGCTGGCGGTATTGCCGGCAGGCACGTTGCTGCTGCCGGTGGGCGGCATTACCCCGGACAACATGCAGGTGTTTATCGACGCCGGCGCCAAGGGGTTCGGGCTGGGTTCCGGGTTGTTCAAACCGGGTATGACAGTGGATCAGGTAGCGAGCCGCGCCCAGGCTTATGTCGCCGCCTGGAAAGCCCTGAGCTGA
- the dgoD gene encoding galactonate dehydratase, with amino-acid sequence MKITKLTTFIVPPRWCFLKVETDQGVTGWGEPVVEGRAHTVAAAVEELSDYLIGKDPRNIEDIWTVLYRGGFYRGGAVHMSALAGIDQALWDIKGKALGVSVSDLLGGQVRDKIRVYSWIGGDRPADTARAAKEAVARGFTAVKMNGTEELQFVDSFEKVDLALANVAAVRDAVGPNVGIGVDFHGRVHKPMAKVLMKELDPYKLMFIEEPVLSENYEALKELAPLTSTPIALGERLFSRWDFKRVLSEGYVDIIQPDASHAGGITETRKIANMAEAYDVALALHCPLGPIALAACLQLDAVCYNAFIQEQSLGIHYNESNDLLDYVRDPGVFDYDQGFVKIPNGPGLGIEINEEYVIERAAIGHRWRNPIWRHADGSFAEW; translated from the coding sequence ATGAAAATCACCAAACTGACGACCTTTATCGTCCCGCCGCGCTGGTGCTTCCTCAAGGTCGAGACCGACCAGGGCGTGACCGGCTGGGGTGAGCCCGTAGTCGAAGGCCGCGCTCACACCGTGGCTGCGGCGGTCGAGGAACTGTCCGATTACCTGATCGGCAAGGACCCACGCAATATCGAAGATATCTGGACCGTGCTCTACCGCGGCGGCTTCTACCGTGGCGGCGCCGTGCACATGAGCGCCCTCGCCGGCATCGACCAGGCGCTTTGGGACATCAAGGGCAAGGCCCTGGGCGTATCGGTCAGCGACCTGTTGGGTGGCCAGGTACGCGACAAGATCCGCGTGTACTCCTGGATCGGTGGCGACCGCCCGGCCGACACCGCCCGCGCCGCCAAAGAGGCCGTGGCCCGTGGCTTTACTGCGGTGAAAATGAACGGCACCGAAGAGTTGCAGTTTGTCGACAGCTTCGAAAAAGTCGACCTGGCCCTGGCCAACGTCGCGGCCGTGCGCGATGCGGTCGGCCCTAACGTCGGCATCGGCGTCGACTTCCATGGCCGTGTGCACAAGCCCATGGCCAAGGTGCTGATGAAAGAACTGGACCCGTACAAACTGATGTTTATCGAAGAGCCGGTGCTCAGCGAAAACTACGAAGCCCTCAAGGAACTGGCGCCGCTGACCAGCACCCCGATTGCCCTGGGTGAGCGTCTGTTCTCGCGCTGGGACTTCAAGCGCGTGCTCAGCGAAGGCTACGTCGACATCATCCAGCCGGACGCTTCCCACGCGGGCGGTATCACCGAAACCCGCAAGATCGCCAACATGGCCGAAGCCTACGACGTGGCCCTGGCCCTGCACTGCCCGCTGGGCCCGATTGCCTTGGCGGCGTGCCTGCAACTGGATGCGGTTTGCTACAACGCGTTTATCCAGGAGCAAAGCCTGGGCATTCACTACAACGAGAGCAACGACCTGCTCGACTACGTGCGCGACCCGGGCGTGTTCGACTATGACCAGGGCTTTGTGAAAATCCCCAACGGGCCGGGCCTGGGGATCGAGATCAACGAGGAATACGTGATCGAACGCGCAGCCATCGGCCATCGCTGGCGCAACCCGATCTGGCGCCACGCCGACGGCAGCTTTGCCGAGTGGTGA
- a CDS encoding MFS transporter translates to MQPESLSGQASLVTPTRKRYFIMVLLFITVVINYLDRSNLSIAAPALTSELGIDPVHVGLIFSAFGWTYAAMQIPGGWLVDRVPPRILYTAALLLWSIATVMLGFAASFIALFVLRMAVGALEAPAYPINSRVVTSWFPERERATAIGFYTSGQFVGLAFLTPVLAWLQHHYGWHMVFVVTGGVGILWAAIWYALYREPRDFKGVNAAEIELIREGGGLVDLSAQASKSKAPFSWVDLGIVLSKRKLWGIYLGQFCLNSTLWFFLTWFPTYLVKYRGMDFIKSGMLASLPFLAAFVGVLCSGLFSDWLIRRGASVGFARKLPIISGLLISTAIIGANFVESTPLVIAFLALAFFGNGLASITWSLVSTLAPARLLGLTGGVFNFIGNLAAIATPIVIGFLASGDSFAPAITYIAVLALLGALSYVLLVGKVERIEL, encoded by the coding sequence ATGCAACCTGAATCCTTGAGCGGGCAGGCTTCTTTAGTCACGCCTACCCGAAAGCGCTACTTCATCATGGTGCTGCTGTTTATCACCGTCGTGATCAACTACCTCGACCGCAGCAACCTGTCGATTGCCGCCCCGGCGCTGACCAGCGAACTGGGTATCGACCCGGTACATGTCGGGCTGATTTTCTCCGCGTTCGGCTGGACGTACGCCGCCATGCAGATCCCCGGCGGCTGGCTGGTGGACCGGGTGCCGCCGCGTATCCTCTACACCGCCGCCCTGTTGCTGTGGTCTATCGCCACCGTGATGCTCGGTTTTGCCGCCAGCTTCATTGCGCTGTTTGTGCTGCGCATGGCGGTGGGTGCCCTGGAAGCACCGGCTTACCCCATCAACAGTCGCGTGGTCACCAGCTGGTTCCCCGAGCGTGAGCGCGCCACGGCCATTGGCTTCTACACCTCCGGGCAGTTTGTCGGGCTGGCGTTCCTGACGCCGGTCCTGGCCTGGTTGCAGCACCATTACGGCTGGCACATGGTATTTGTCGTGACCGGTGGCGTGGGCATTCTGTGGGCGGCAATCTGGTATGCCCTGTATCGCGAGCCCCGTGATTTCAAAGGCGTCAACGCCGCTGAAATCGAATTGATCCGCGAAGGTGGCGGGCTGGTGGACTTGAGCGCACAAGCGAGCAAGAGCAAGGCGCCCTTCAGCTGGGTCGACCTGGGCATCGTCCTGAGCAAGCGCAAGTTGTGGGGTATCTACCTGGGGCAGTTCTGCCTGAACTCCACGTTGTGGTTCTTCCTGACCTGGTTCCCGACCTACCTGGTGAAATACCGCGGCATGGACTTCATCAAGTCCGGCATGCTCGCGTCACTGCCCTTCCTCGCGGCTTTCGTCGGCGTGCTGTGTTCGGGGTTGTTTTCCGACTGGCTGATCCGCCGTGGCGCCTCGGTGGGGTTTGCCCGCAAGTTGCCGATCATCAGCGGCCTGTTGATCTCTACGGCGATCATTGGCGCCAACTTCGTCGAATCGACACCGTTGGTCATCGCCTTCCTGGCCCTGGCGTTCTTCGGTAATGGCCTGGCCTCGATCACCTGGTCGCTGGTCTCGACGCTTGCCCCGGCACGTCTGCTGGGACTGACCGGCGGGGTGTTCAACTTCATCGGCAACCTGGCGGCGATTGCCACGCCGATCGTCATCGGTTTCCTGGCCAGTGGCGATTCGTTTGCGCCGGCGATCACCTACATCGCCGTGCTGGCGCTGTTGGGCGCACTCTCCTATGTGCTGCTGGTGGGCAAGGTCGAGCGGATCGAGCTGTAA
- a CDS encoding FAD-dependent oxidoreductase — MAFDLITPSDRRHSTLQKGFNLRWPLGNVQGESSPNGASQIYLCHTPQDIIDAAAQALAVPNGRITVRSGGHCYEGFVSNKMPDVPGEVLSILDIGQINQLAYDPNGLISSVLVPASPHRYAFRLEPGCQNWDTSVALYKLAGKALPSGSCYSVGLGGHICGGGYGLLSRKYGLVCDWLDGVDLLGANGPGPGLEPVHVSRNSLDTDELDLFAACCGAGGGQFGIITSYYFKTLPPAPDEVLWLPLEWDWSDLTRAALERLLHAYQNWFVDHQADPATWGLATKLEMRHLNTGNVTLGIHYVDKDGKLDDLAPFDDFVSSMQTAVGVGATESLLPFHVAHQPRGGQKGRWVDSLQSAHEAARRLDWLYATQSLNGSGDNQRGRYKSAYQKGGFTQRVLDAIWTTLTLPDPEQYLTQSLIQIQSFGGRINQMDGPILAQTSAAQRSSYLKWQPQCYWHADDDAIDRAHADWIRGLYYAAFTNGVPNDPEFEGCYINYPDLDMTHLGGNPANPRNPLWYGIFFPNTIIENRLRRTKQRWDPLNVFRNEMSVP, encoded by the coding sequence ATGGCATTTGATCTCATCACCCCCTCGGACCGTCGTCATTCCACGTTGCAAAAGGGTTTCAACCTGCGCTGGCCATTGGGCAACGTCCAGGGCGAGTCTTCACCCAACGGCGCCAGCCAGATCTACCTCTGCCACACCCCACAAGACATCATCGACGCAGCCGCCCAGGCCCTGGCTGTGCCCAATGGCCGTATCACGGTGCGCAGCGGCGGGCATTGCTATGAAGGATTTGTCTCTAACAAGATGCCGGATGTGCCAGGCGAGGTGTTGTCGATCCTGGACATCGGCCAGATCAACCAATTGGCCTACGACCCCAACGGCCTGATCAGCTCAGTGCTGGTACCCGCTTCGCCCCATCGCTATGCATTCCGCCTGGAGCCCGGCTGCCAGAACTGGGACACCAGCGTCGCGCTGTACAAATTGGCAGGCAAGGCGCTGCCCAGTGGATCCTGCTATTCGGTGGGACTGGGCGGGCATATCTGCGGCGGCGGCTATGGGTTGTTGTCGCGTAAATACGGGCTGGTCTGCGACTGGCTGGACGGCGTCGACTTGCTGGGCGCCAATGGACCCGGCCCGGGTCTTGAACCTGTCCATGTCTCCCGTAACAGCCTCGACACTGATGAGCTGGACCTGTTCGCCGCCTGTTGCGGCGCCGGTGGTGGGCAGTTCGGCATCATCACCAGTTACTATTTCAAGACGCTGCCGCCAGCCCCGGACGAAGTGCTTTGGCTGCCATTGGAATGGGACTGGTCAGACCTCACACGCGCCGCCCTCGAACGTTTGCTGCACGCCTATCAAAACTGGTTCGTGGACCATCAGGCCGACCCGGCAACCTGGGGCCTGGCCACCAAACTGGAAATGCGTCATCTGAACACTGGCAACGTGACCCTGGGCATCCACTACGTCGACAAGGACGGGAAGCTCGATGACCTGGCGCCTTTCGACGACTTTGTCAGCAGCATGCAGACCGCGGTGGGTGTCGGTGCGACGGAGTCGCTCCTGCCGTTCCACGTCGCGCATCAGCCACGTGGCGGGCAAAAGGGCCGCTGGGTCGACTCCCTGCAGAGTGCCCATGAGGCCGCCAGGCGCTTGGACTGGCTGTACGCCACCCAATCGCTCAACGGTTCCGGTGACAATCAGCGCGGGCGGTATAAATCGGCGTATCAGAAAGGCGGGTTTACACAGCGCGTGCTGGACGCGATCTGGACGACGCTGACCTTGCCGGACCCTGAGCAATACCTGACCCAGAGCCTGATCCAGATCCAGTCGTTCGGCGGGCGCATCAACCAGATGGACGGCCCGATCCTGGCGCAGACGTCAGCCGCGCAACGCTCCTCGTACCTCAAATGGCAACCGCAGTGTTACTGGCACGCCGACGATGACGCCATCGACCGCGCCCATGCCGACTGGATCCGCGGCCTCTATTACGCTGCATTCACCAACGGTGTTCCCAATGACCCGGAGTTCGAGGGCTGCTACATCAACTACCCCGACCTGGACATGACCCACCTCGGTGGCAATCCCGCGAACCCCAGGAACCCTCTGTGGTATGGAATTTTCTTCCCCAACACGATCATCGAGAACCGCCTGCGCCGAACCAAGCAACGCTGGGATCCATTGAATGTGTTCCGTAACGAAATGTCGGTGCCCTGA
- a CDS encoding anti-virulence regulator CigR family protein — translation MKMPKSVIAGLGVLVLGASALVQAAPPDQRGDDRGGPQGQHEQRGDDHRGPQDNRRGGPPQDFGPVRQIIHDNHGQFSRGAPPPPNVRLVRGQPLPRGYYGERLDNRALARLPVYPGYEWRRSGPDVVLIAVGTGIVYEILDGVLN, via the coding sequence ATGAAAATGCCTAAATCCGTGATTGCAGGCCTTGGTGTGCTGGTGCTTGGCGCCAGCGCCCTGGTGCAAGCCGCGCCGCCTGACCAGCGGGGTGACGACCGTGGCGGCCCGCAGGGCCAGCACGAGCAACGTGGCGACGACCATCGCGGCCCGCAGGACAACCGTCGCGGAGGCCCGCCCCAGGACTTCGGCCCGGTACGCCAGATCATTCACGATAACCACGGCCAGTTCTCCCGTGGCGCACCGCCGCCGCCGAATGTGCGCCTGGTGCGCGGCCAACCCCTGCCGCGCGGCTACTACGGCGAGCGCCTGGACAACCGTGCGCTGGCGCGCCTGCCGGTTTACCCGGGTTATGAGTGGCGCCGTTCGGGGCCGGATGTGGTGTTGATCGCGGTGGGTACCGGTATCGTCTATGAAATTCTGGACGGCGTGCTGAACTGA
- the trpA gene encoding tryptophan synthase subunit alpha, protein MSRLQTRFAQLKEQNRAALVTFVTAGDPGYDTSLAILKGLPAAGADVIELGMPFTDPMADGPAIQLANIRALEAKQNLLKTLQMVREFRKDNNDTPLVLMGYFNPIHKYGVPKFIADAKEAGVDGLIVVDMPPEHNGELCDPAQAAGIDFIRLTTPTTDDVRLPTVLNGSSGFVYYVSVAGVTGAGAATLEHVEEAVTRLRRHTDLPISIGFGIRTPEQAAAIARLADGVVVGSALIDHIANASNDQQAIDGVLSLCAALSEGVRNARK, encoded by the coding sequence ATGAGCCGCCTGCAAACCCGCTTTGCGCAACTCAAGGAACAAAACCGCGCCGCCCTGGTGACCTTCGTCACGGCCGGTGACCCGGGTTATGACACCTCGCTGGCGATCCTCAAGGGCTTGCCCGCTGCGGGCGCCGATGTGATCGAGTTGGGCATGCCCTTCACCGACCCGATGGCCGACGGCCCGGCCATCCAACTGGCCAACATCCGCGCACTGGAAGCCAAGCAGAACCTGCTGAAAACCCTGCAGATGGTGCGAGAGTTCCGCAAGGACAACAACGACACCCCGCTGGTGTTGATGGGCTACTTCAACCCGATCCACAAATACGGCGTGCCTAAGTTCATCGCTGACGCCAAAGAGGCCGGCGTCGACGGCCTGATCGTGGTCGACATGCCGCCCGAGCATAACGGCGAGCTGTGCGACCCGGCCCAGGCCGCAGGTATCGACTTTATTCGCCTGACCACGCCGACCACCGATGACGTGCGCCTGCCGACCGTGCTCAACGGCAGTTCCGGGTTCGTGTACTACGTATCCGTGGCCGGTGTGACAGGCGCCGGCGCCGCGACCCTGGAACACGTCGAGGAAGCCGTGACCCGCCTGCGTCGGCATACCGACCTGCCGATCAGCATCGGTTTTGGTATCCGCACACCGGAACAGGCGGCCGCCATCGCGCGCCTGGCCGATGGCGTGGTGGTGGGCTCGGCCCTGATCGATCACATCGCCAATGCCAGTAACGATCAACAAGCAATCGATGGCGTATTGAGCCTGTGCGCGGCGCTGTCGGAAGGTGTGCGCAACGCCCGTAAGTAA